From the genome of Clostridia bacterium, one region includes:
- the rbsC gene encoding ribose ABC transporter permease, producing MKTYLKDFLIKNKSLVLLVVSCIVIAFLNPRFLTVSNILNILRQTSINSIIAAGMTFVILTGGIDLSVGSTLAISGAAAAAMIAQGTNVYLAFIAALAVGAGIGAFNGLIISKGKIQPFIATLGVMTLIRGYTLVFTSGKPISAGSSANAAAFANIGAGYFLGIPLPIYIMAFVFGLAYYILRHTRTGRYVYSLGCNEEATIYSGINTDRIKILIYTISGFLAALAGIIITARLSSAQPQAGSGYELDAIAAVVLGGTSLAGGIGGIFGTIIGALIIGVLNNALNLMDVSSYYQLLLKGLVILIAVLLDRKQKR from the coding sequence GTGAAAACATACTTAAAAGACTTTTTAATAAAAAACAAGTCCTTGGTTCTACTAGTTGTATCTTGCATAGTTATAGCATTTCTTAATCCAAGATTTTTAACAGTCAGCAATATATTGAATATTTTAAGACAAACATCAATTAATTCTATTATTGCTGCCGGAATGACCTTTGTAATACTTACAGGCGGTATTGACTTGTCTGTAGGCTCAACACTGGCTATATCCGGTGCTGCAGCGGCTGCAATGATTGCTCAGGGGACTAATGTGTATTTGGCATTCATAGCAGCTTTAGCCGTAGGAGCAGGTATAGGAGCTTTCAACGGCCTGATAATAAGCAAGGGTAAAATACAGCCCTTTATTGCTACATTAGGGGTTATGACTCTTATTAGAGGTTATACCTTAGTCTTTACAAGCGGAAAGCCAATCAGTGCAGGAAGTTCAGCCAATGCAGCAGCTTTTGCAAATATTGGTGCAGGTTACTTTTTAGGAATTCCATTACCAATATATATTATGGCATTTGTATTTGGATTAGCTTACTACATTTTAAGACATACCAGAACAGGCAGATATGTGTATTCACTGGGCTGCAATGAGGAAGCAACGATATATTCAGGCATAAATACCGATAGAATTAAAATTTTGATATATACGATATCAGGATTTTTGGCAGCCTTAGCCGGAATCATCATTACTGCAAGACTATCATCAGCTCAGCCACAGGCAGGTTCAGGATATGAGCTGGATGCTATTGCGGCTGTAGTATTGGGTGGCACCAGCTTAGCGGGTGGTATCGGAGGTATATTCGGTACAATTATTGGTGCTTTGATAATAGGTGTTTTAAACAATGCGCTAAATCTTATGGATGTATCCTCTTACTATCAGCTGCTGCTGAAAGGACTTGTAATATTAATAGCAGTTTTACTGGATCGCAAACAAAAAAGATAG
- a CDS encoding ATP-binding cassette domain-containing protein encodes MQVSDLIIQMRGITKEFPGVKALKSVGFNIYKGKIMALVGENGAGKSTLMKILTGVYEKTSGEIFLNGEQVQIKNTREAQKMGIAIIHQELNLLSNLSIGENIFLGREPVNSIGKIQWSKLFKAAKAIMDRLGITERPETLVSELSIGKQQMIEIAKALSLNAQVIVMDEPTGALTEKETESLFKVISELKAEGRSIVYISHRLKEIFRICDDVTVMRDGEFIAEHPIQAVNEDKIIELMVGRKLSEQYPRVTCQTGEILLEVKNLTNSYVKDISFSLRSGEIVGLAGLMGSGRTELARTIYGVLDEDSGEIIVQGKAVHIKSPGQAIKNGISYVSEDRKGNGVVLGLNIKENISLSVLQKLSGMFGIIDKKKEEAAALESIKGMSIKTSGVKQLVKNLSGGNQQKVSLSKSLMTSPKILILDEPTRGVDVGAKKEIYDIINQFKKAGMSILMISSEIPEILGMSDRVMVMHEGRITGCLEHENANQESIMRLAVGHREVEM; translated from the coding sequence ATGCAAGTGAGTGATTTAATAATCCAAATGAGAGGCATTACAAAGGAATTCCCAGGTGTAAAGGCTTTAAAATCCGTTGGTTTTAATATATACAAAGGCAAAATCATGGCGCTGGTGGGAGAAAATGGTGCAGGAAAATCTACATTAATGAAAATTTTAACGGGTGTTTATGAGAAGACATCAGGTGAAATATTTCTAAATGGAGAGCAGGTGCAAATTAAAAATACGAGAGAAGCTCAAAAAATGGGAATAGCAATTATTCACCAGGAGCTAAACCTGCTTTCAAATCTTTCTATAGGAGAAAACATTTTTTTGGGCAGAGAGCCTGTGAACAGTATAGGGAAAATACAGTGGAGCAAATTGTTTAAAGCTGCAAAGGCAATTATGGACAGACTTGGAATTACCGAAAGACCTGAGACTCTTGTTAGTGAATTAAGCATAGGCAAGCAGCAAATGATTGAAATTGCCAAGGCCCTTTCGTTAAATGCGCAGGTAATTGTCATGGACGAACCAACCGGAGCCTTGACAGAGAAAGAGACAGAAAGCTTGTTTAAAGTAATTAGTGAGCTTAAGGCTGAGGGAAGAAGCATTGTTTATATATCCCATAGACTGAAGGAGATATTCCGGATTTGTGATGACGTTACTGTTATGAGAGATGGTGAGTTTATTGCTGAACATCCGATTCAAGCAGTAAATGAAGATAAAATAATTGAGTTGATGGTAGGCAGAAAACTTAGTGAACAATATCCGCGGGTCACCTGCCAAACTGGTGAGATTCTATTAGAGGTTAAGAACTTAACAAATTCCTATGTAAAGGATATCAGCTTTTCACTGAGAAGCGGTGAAATCGTAGGCTTGGCAGGCTTGATGGGTTCAGGCAGAACCGAGCTGGCCCGTACGATTTATGGAGTATTGGATGAGGACAGCGGAGAAATTATTGTGCAGGGAAAAGCTGTTCATATAAAATCTCCCGGACAGGCGATTAAGAATGGAATATCCTATGTATCGGAGGATCGTAAGGGAAATGGTGTTGTACTTGGTTTGAACATCAAGGAGAATATCAGCTTATCTGTTTTGCAGAAGTTGTCAGGCATGTTTGGAATAATCGATAAAAAGAAGGAAGAAGCTGCTGCCTTGGAATCCATTAAAGGAATGTCAATCAAAACCTCAGGAGTTAAGCAGCTGGTAAAAAACCTAAGTGGAGGAAATCAGCAGAAGGTATCTCTTTCAAAGAGCTTGATGACAAGCCCAAAAATTTTGATATTGGATGAGCCTACCAGAGGTGTAGACGTAGGGGCAAAGAAGGAAATCTATGATATTATAAATCAGTTTAAGAAAGCAGGCATGAGTATATTGATGATATCCTCAGAGATACCGGAAATACTAGGCATGAGCGACAGAGTCATGGTGATGCATGAAGGAAGAATTACAGGATGCCTGGAACACGAAAATGCAAATCAAGAGAGCATTATGCGTCTGGCAGTAGGTCATAGGGAGGTGGAAATGTGA
- the rbsD gene encoding D-ribose pyranase: MKKGVLLNSEVSYIISRLGHGDSIVIGDSGLPVPDNCKRIDLAVSRGIPSFLDVLDAVLAEQRVEELVLAKEIKEKNTVIYEGIISRIKELENNEGYKVKITEVSHEEFKILNKDSKAIIRTGECTPYANILLKSGVVF, translated from the coding sequence ATGAAAAAGGGAGTCTTGTTGAACTCTGAAGTTTCCTACATTATTTCAAGGCTTGGACATGGGGACAGTATTGTTATAGGTGATAGCGGGTTACCCGTCCCGGACAACTGCAAAAGGATTGACTTAGCAGTGAGCAGGGGGATACCAAGCTTTTTGGATGTACTGGATGCAGTTCTGGCAGAACAAAGAGTAGAAGAGCTTGTGTTGGCAAAGGAAATAAAAGAAAAAAATACTGTCATATATGAAGGTATTATCAGCAGAATCAAAGAGCTTGAAAATAATGAAGGCTATAAGGTCAAAATAACAGAGGTCAGTCATGAAGAGTTTAAGATTCTGAATAAGGATTCAAAAGCAATAATTCGTACCGGAGAATGTACACCATATGCAAATATCCTTTTGAAATCCGGTGTTGTATTTTAA
- the rbsK gene encoding ribokinase produces the protein MIAVVGSLNMDLVTYTGRMPVTGETIMGKSFRQIPGGKGANQADAIAKLGAEVKMIGCVGCDDMGNTLLEALQNDGVDVAMVKRAAGISTGIASITVDAKGNNCIIVVPGANYRLSIENLQASYEVIQNSEVVVAQLEVPIETVKFAIKTAKQMGKLTILNPAPAIELEDEFLSNVDILVPNDTELELLSGIQVNKEGDLESAAQILINKGVRELIVTLGSKGCIHINKSGSKAYPAYKVNAIDTTAAGDSFIGALSVAISEGKSLEEAISFATAVGALTVTKEGAQSSLPLREEVEAFIRTARQK, from the coding sequence ATGATTGCTGTAGTTGGAAGTTTAAATATGGATTTGGTAACTTATACAGGTAGAATGCCTGTAACAGGTGAGACTATAATGGGTAAGAGCTTTAGACAAATACCGGGAGGCAAGGGTGCCAATCAAGCTGATGCTATAGCAAAGCTTGGAGCAGAGGTAAAAATGATAGGCTGTGTAGGCTGTGATGATATGGGCAATACTCTCTTGGAAGCCTTGCAAAATGATGGTGTTGATGTAGCAATGGTTAAAAGAGCAGCTGGCATATCTACAGGTATTGCTTCAATAACCGTAGATGCTAAGGGAAATAACTGCATAATAGTCGTACCCGGTGCTAATTATAGGCTGTCAATTGAGAATCTGCAAGCTTCCTATGAAGTTATTCAGAATTCTGAAGTAGTAGTTGCTCAATTAGAAGTTCCAATTGAAACAGTAAAGTTTGCAATTAAGACCGCGAAGCAGATGGGTAAGCTGACAATATTGAATCCTGCACCAGCCATAGAGCTAGAAGATGAATTCCTTTCAAACGTTGATATTTTGGTGCCAAATGATACAGAGCTTGAGCTGCTTAGCGGAATCCAAGTCAATAAAGAAGGTGACCTGGAAAGTGCAGCACAGATACTCATTAACAAAGGTGTGCGAGAGCTGATTGTAACATTAGGAAGCAAGGGCTGCATCCATATAAACAAGTCTGGCTCAAAAGCATATCCGGCATATAAGGTTAATGCTATAGATACTACTGCTGCCGGTGACAGCTTTATTGGGGCACTTTCAGTAGCAATCAGCGAAGGAAAATCCCTAGAGGAAGCAATAAGTTTTGCTACAGCAGTAGGTGCTCTAACTGTAACAAAGGAAGGTGCACAAAGCTCTTTGCCCTTAAGAGAAGAGGTAGAGGCTTTTATTAGAACTGCCAGACAGAAGTAA
- a CDS encoding LacI family DNA-binding transcriptional regulator translates to MKLTIKDIARMAEVSTATVSMILNNKDGNISAVTREKVLRVVKENNYIPNTMARSLVTRKTKTIGLVIPDIVNPFFPELARGAEDKASEAGYSIIYCNTDDDLEKEEKYINMLAEKMVDGIVFTHSAKRTSGLSPIDRGNIPVILIDRDLESSNVKGKVLVDNLEGAYKAVKHLIDKGYKKIAFITGALTSTTAKDRLAGYRKALEDSGIEYDKNYIRAGQYKSEWGLTAAKQLLDEGLDFDAVFCGNDLIAISVIKLLKSKGCNIPNDVGIVGFDDIYMASVVEPGLTTIKQPNYEMGYKAVEMLIEVLEKPEEAAEQKTIILDTELIVRKST, encoded by the coding sequence ATGAAATTGACTATTAAGGATATTGCTCGAATGGCTGAAGTATCTACGGCAACTGTTTCAATGATACTTAACAACAAGGATGGCAACATCAGTGCAGTAACTCGAGAAAAGGTTTTGAGAGTAGTAAAAGAAAATAACTATATACCAAACACAATGGCAAGAAGTCTCGTTACTCGGAAGACTAAAACTATCGGCTTAGTAATACCTGATATAGTCAACCCATTTTTTCCGGAATTGGCAAGAGGTGCTGAAGATAAGGCCAGTGAGGCAGGGTATAGCATAATATACTGCAATACGGATGATGATTTGGAAAAGGAAGAAAAATATATAAATATGCTGGCTGAGAAAATGGTTGACGGGATAGTATTTACGCATTCTGCTAAACGAACAAGCGGGCTGTCGCCAATAGACAGAGGAAACATACCGGTAATATTGATAGATAGAGATTTGGAAAGCAGCAATGTTAAAGGGAAAGTATTGGTTGACAATTTAGAGGGCGCCTACAAGGCAGTTAAGCATCTTATTGATAAAGGTTATAAAAAAATTGCATTTATTACTGGAGCTCTTACATCCACTACAGCTAAAGACAGACTTGCAGGCTATAGAAAAGCTCTGGAGGATAGTGGAATCGAATATGATAAAAACTATATAAGAGCAGGGCAGTATAAAAGTGAGTGGGGTTTAACCGCTGCTAAACAGCTTTTGGACGAAGGCTTAGATTTTGATGCGGTTTTCTGTGGTAATGATTTAATTGCAATAAGCGTAATCAAATTATTAAAAAGCAAAGGCTGCAATATTCCAAATGATGTTGGAATAGTCGGTTTTGATGATATTTATATGGCCAGTGTTGTTGAACCGGGACTTACAACAATAAAGCAGCCAAACTATGAAATGGGTTATAAAGCAGTTGAAATGCTTATAGAAGTTTTAGAAAAACCAGAAGAAGCAGCTGAGCAAAAAACAATTATATTAGATACTGAGCTTATTGTAAGAAAATCAACATAA
- a CDS encoding radical SAM protein translates to MSALSRFEVKDGYLRAPIRINYRVTNECNQFCKHCWPDSGSKKFQELDTAQAITALDRIVDFGALMFTINGGEPMLRPDIDKILEHLSKKNVWFEMTSSGWGITKEWATFFSKIHIKRISISLEGSNKDLHRVLRPLEDSFETALGALELLGEYDITTGVCTTVTALNYKHIPVMCNFLKARNIKSWSLTVLLALGRGKNLNNLILSKEQLLEFFEIVNKCKSEYPEMEIQLHDPLYSKYVGESYGSNQFPTCQAGRAELSILPNGDLIPCRYMSSMVFGNIITDDIAELWCNSPVLKTLRDIKLDNTCKECESYSQCLGGCRARAINQGLPVDSPDPQCLELL, encoded by the coding sequence ATGAGTGCTTTATCGCGTTTTGAGGTAAAGGATGGATATTTGAGGGCACCTATTCGAATTAATTATAGAGTTACTAACGAATGTAATCAGTTTTGTAAACATTGCTGGCCTGACTCGGGAAGTAAGAAGTTTCAGGAGTTGGATACTGCTCAGGCTATAACCGCGTTAGATAGGATTGTAGATTTTGGTGCTCTGATGTTCACAATAAATGGTGGTGAGCCAATGCTCCGCCCTGATATTGACAAGATTCTGGAACATTTAAGTAAGAAAAATGTATGGTTTGAAATGACTTCAAGTGGTTGGGGTATAACAAAAGAATGGGCTACATTTTTTAGTAAAATACATATAAAAAGGATATCCATAAGTCTAGAGGGCTCGAATAAAGATTTACATAGAGTTTTGAGACCATTAGAAGATTCATTTGAAACGGCTTTAGGAGCCTTGGAATTGCTGGGAGAATATGATATAACTACAGGGGTATGTACTACGGTTACTGCCTTGAACTATAAACATATACCTGTAATGTGCAATTTTTTAAAGGCACGAAATATAAAAAGCTGGAGTTTGACTGTACTTCTGGCGCTGGGGAGAGGAAAAAACCTCAATAATCTAATATTATCTAAAGAACAGCTTCTGGAATTTTTTGAAATAGTGAATAAATGTAAGAGTGAATACCCTGAAATGGAAATACAATTGCATGATCCGTTATATTCGAAATATGTAGGAGAAAGCTATGGATCAAATCAATTTCCCACTTGCCAGGCAGGTAGGGCGGAGTTGAGCATCTTACCTAATGGTGATTTAATTCCATGCAGATATATGAGCAGTATGGTTTTTGGTAATATTATTACAGACGATATTGCAGAGCTTTGGTGCAACAGTCCTGTTTTGAAAACACTTCGTGATATTAAGCTTGATAATACATGTAAAGAATGTGAAAGCTATAGCCAATGTCTGGGTGGGTGTCGGGCAAGAGCAATAAATCAAGGTCTACCTGTAGATTCCCCGGATCCTCAATGTCTAGAGCTTCTCTAA
- a CDS encoding radical SAM protein, whose protein sequence is MQHLKSPTMIEWLITSTCNLRCKHCSTWKPGQKSAQLSLEKTNELIDEIIKAKVFSLILSGGEPLLNDNVFYIINRLSDAKIRVNMPTNGLLITKEVAQKLKDVGVSTVQISIDGASSETHDDFRGVPGAFNTAVEAIRTLKNAGIKRVNVSTTVTKNNSVEIKEILKMALDMKVNCYSLRACMPCGRGKRNYSDLKLSPEQWKEVLEFLLEQKKEIQGKMEFVSVEPLLLMLDKDLQTRTEDFSEDNFASCGAGKTGCAIWPDGKVTPCAYIDQEAGNIHNQSLTDIWTNSPVFDIYRDYKKLVSGKCLQCEWKYMCTGGCKARSYGEFGTPSVPDPLCWMKDRAARI, encoded by the coding sequence ATGCAGCATTTGAAAAGTCCTACAATGATTGAATGGTTGATTACTTCAACCTGCAATTTGCGCTGTAAGCACTGCTCTACATGGAAGCCCGGACAGAAAAGTGCTCAACTTTCTTTGGAAAAAACCAATGAATTAATCGATGAAATAATTAAGGCAAAAGTATTTTCTTTAATCTTATCAGGAGGAGAGCCCCTTTTAAATGATAATGTATTTTATATCATCAATAGGCTCAGTGATGCAAAAATCAGAGTGAATATGCCTACAAACGGTTTGCTCATAACTAAAGAGGTGGCACAGAAATTAAAGGATGTAGGAGTCAGTACCGTACAGATTAGTATTGACGGAGCATCCTCAGAAACTCATGATGATTTCAGAGGTGTCCCAGGGGCTTTTAATACAGCTGTAGAAGCTATACGTACTCTGAAAAATGCAGGGATAAAAAGGGTTAACGTTTCAACTACAGTAACAAAAAATAACTCAGTAGAAATAAAAGAAATTCTAAAGATGGCACTGGATATGAAGGTAAACTGCTATTCACTGCGTGCTTGTATGCCGTGTGGCAGGGGAAAAAGAAATTATTCGGACTTAAAGCTTTCTCCTGAGCAGTGGAAAGAAGTATTAGAGTTTCTTTTAGAGCAGAAAAAAGAAATTCAGGGGAAAATGGAATTTGTCTCCGTAGAGCCACTTCTTCTAATGCTTGATAAGGATTTGCAGACCAGAACGGAAGATTTCAGTGAAGATAATTTTGCAAGCTGTGGAGCAGGTAAGACTGGCTGCGCAATCTGGCCGGATGGCAAGGTTACTCCTTGTGCATATATAGACCAAGAAGCCGGTAATATACATAATCAGTCACTGACAGATATATGGACAAATTCACCTGTATTTGATATATATAGGGACTACAAAAAATTAGTAAGCGGAAAATGCTTACAATGCGAATGGAAGTATATGTGTACAGGAGGATGTAAAGCAAGATCCTACGGTGAATTTGGAACTCCTTCGGTACCGGATCCATTGTGCTGGATGAAGGATAGAGCGGCCAGAATATGA
- a CDS encoding PqqD family protein has protein sequence MHIGNIPQISGEIETKKHPELIQNTDVLFREEGEDVLLINPSDRSVYHLNQTAAELWNICGTGHSTQEVMEEMRERYELDDEQEADIIETLNDMALSGLLKIRAKENCDDVYLHRIGASDSYVLNESSGFIWCEIDGHKSVEQIINNLCNEYELDFEEAKTQTEEVLQYFLDEVLITVA, from the coding sequence ATGCATATTGGTAATATTCCTCAGATTAGTGGTGAAATAGAAACCAAAAAGCATCCGGAGTTAATACAGAATACTGACGTACTGTTCCGAGAAGAGGGAGAAGATGTATTACTCATTAATCCTTCTGACCGATCAGTATACCATCTCAATCAAACTGCTGCGGAGCTCTGGAATATTTGTGGGACAGGCCATTCTACTCAGGAAGTAATGGAGGAAATGCGCGAAAGATATGAATTGGATGATGAACAAGAAGCAGATATTATAGAAACTTTAAATGATATGGCTTTAAGTGGGCTTTTAAAAATAAGGGCAAAGGAAAATTGTGATGATGTATATCTTCATAGAATAGGCGCTTCAGATTCTTATGTACTTAATGAATCCTCTGGATTTATTTGGTGCGAGATAGATGGACATAAATCAGTGGAACAAATAATTAATAATTTGTGTAACGAATATGAATTGGACTTTGAAGAAGCAAAGACCCAAACAGAAGAAGTGCTACAATACTTCTTGGATGAAGTATTAATAACTGTTGCCTAA
- a CDS encoding MFS transporter, whose translation MHQLIKSKNLFILSIILFIWAMCEAMTRPYLPIYVTELGGNMLAFGFMNSLSTAITIIFPLIVGIISDKKGRKKVLIWCTALEVLSILIIVLSNNWIQLIPGFIILNFATIVRKTPQSALIVSETQEEYRGAVFGSLNSIQGIGKIIGPLISAIIVVGLSTKLTFGIRGVLLVIILLLTTRIFEEEQQNVKFSRTTIFNTISKSFTKNSDVRKTLAPLAALLVAEVMISFFNGIFSPFLSVYVKTKLNSTASLGFFYAIMQVSFILTSWIAGSMTDKIGRKKMLIGNGITSLLVSLVLLAAAVQWHFIVAFILWGVMLGLGIPAFEAIVGDAVPKNKCGQVYGIFTALTTFAVVPAPLIGGFIIDRAGYDIPIILAAIGGILYAVIVSLFLKEAKVKSDKDSKIEIMS comes from the coding sequence TTGCATCAGCTTATTAAAAGTAAAAACCTATTTATATTATCCATTATTTTATTTATCTGGGCTATGTGTGAGGCGATGACGAGGCCTTATCTACCCATATATGTAACTGAGCTTGGGGGTAATATGCTTGCTTTTGGGTTTATGAACAGCTTGAGCACAGCTATTACTATTATCTTTCCCCTAATAGTGGGTATAATTTCTGACAAAAAAGGCAGAAAAAAAGTATTAATTTGGTGTACTGCACTGGAAGTCTTATCTATATTAATTATCGTGCTGAGCAATAATTGGATTCAACTTATTCCAGGCTTTATAATTCTTAATTTTGCAACTATAGTGCGAAAAACCCCTCAAAGCGCATTGATAGTATCAGAAACTCAGGAGGAGTACCGAGGAGCAGTTTTTGGAAGCTTAAATTCTATTCAGGGTATCGGAAAGATAATCGGTCCGCTTATTTCTGCAATCATTGTAGTTGGTTTGTCTACAAAGCTGACATTTGGAATACGTGGCGTACTCCTTGTGATAATACTCCTACTAACTACAAGAATATTTGAGGAAGAACAACAAAATGTAAAGTTTAGCCGCACAACTATATTTAATACCATATCAAAAAGCTTTACAAAAAACTCTGATGTGCGCAAGACATTAGCTCCATTAGCGGCACTTCTCGTGGCAGAGGTAATGATAAGTTTCTTTAATGGTATTTTTTCGCCATTTCTATCTGTGTATGTTAAAACAAAACTCAATTCCACGGCTAGCTTAGGATTCTTTTATGCAATAATGCAAGTAAGTTTTATTCTGACTTCATGGATTGCAGGAAGCATGACGGATAAGATTGGTAGAAAGAAAATGTTAATTGGAAATGGCATTACATCTTTATTAGTATCTTTAGTATTACTTGCAGCAGCTGTTCAATGGCATTTTATTGTAGCTTTTATACTGTGGGGTGTAATGTTAGGACTGGGAATACCAGCTTTTGAAGCCATTGTAGGAGACGCTGTACCTAAAAACAAATGTGGACAAGTATATGGCATATTTACAGCATTAACAACTTTTGCGGTAGTTCCGGCACCGCTTATAGGCGGATTTATTATTGACCGTGCAGGATACGATATACCAATTATTCTAGCAGCAATCGGTGGGATACTTTATGCAGTTATAGTTTCACTTTTCTTAAAAGAAGCTAAAGTAAAGTCTGATAAGGACAGTAAAATTGAAATAATGAGCTAG
- a CDS encoding GNAT family N-acetyltransferase: MKINYIENGELDAEKIVSIFSSVGWKRDINTICKAFKGSYYILAYNGEDLVGFARAISDDYCYTGIYDVIVVPELQGKGIGKQLVTLLMEKFKHTTIYLTYTEEKDTFYEKFGFQKINNAMRMLKN; this comes from the coding sequence ATGAAAATAAATTATATTGAAAATGGAGAATTGGATGCTGAGAAAATTGTAAGTATATTTTCTAGTGTAGGATGGAAAAGGGATATAAATACGATATGTAAGGCGTTTAAAGGTTCCTATTATATATTGGCATATAATGGAGAAGATTTGGTAGGCTTTGCTAGAGCTATTTCGGATGACTATTGTTATACCGGAATATATGATGTGATTGTAGTACCGGAGCTTCAAGGCAAAGGAATAGGGAAACAACTGGTTACATTACTTATGGAGAAGTTTAAACATACTACTATTTATCTTACATATACAGAAGAAAAAGATACTTTTTATGAAAAATTCGGATTTCAAAAAATAAATAATGCGATGCGTATGTTAAAAAACTAG
- a CDS encoding radical SAM/SPASM domain-containing protein, which produces MLFENLSGPLRVSIRLSDSQNNIESQYIQDICNSMKLMRVNIITMQIYDPNAYPLIFEFIKLLDCKIHKILSVQNTNFTENLLDRLRESGLDTMALVLRITSLEDIQNKLQELKNSVKLCVDGGIKTSIVVPLNSGVLTELDSILAILKDINVEKLSFSPPEINTDGISSETVLDAYTLINAFNMGKPVIIQDPLASKITGQDYGPTFFPSCPAGRSMLHIETDGTVYPCTRLKVSCGNIKERALHDIWKDSEGLKQIRSLRNGETCSKCEHISNCLGGCKARLYKLNQDMKLPDPLCWHVHKGV; this is translated from the coding sequence ATGCTTTTTGAAAATTTAAGTGGTCCCTTAAGAGTATCCATTAGATTATCAGATTCCCAAAATAATATAGAATCTCAATATATCCAAGATATTTGCAATAGTATGAAGCTTATGAGGGTAAACATAATAACTATGCAAATATATGATCCCAATGCTTACCCATTAATATTTGAATTCATAAAATTGCTGGATTGTAAAATTCACAAAATTTTATCAGTGCAGAATACAAATTTTACAGAGAATTTGTTAGATAGACTAAGAGAGTCTGGTTTAGATACTATGGCATTAGTTTTACGAATTACAAGTTTAGAAGATATACAGAATAAGCTTCAGGAACTGAAAAACAGCGTAAAACTATGTGTGGATGGGGGAATAAAAACCAGTATAGTTGTACCTCTAAACAGTGGCGTTCTCACAGAACTGGATTCTATTCTTGCGATATTGAAAGATATCAACGTAGAGAAGCTCTCTTTTTCTCCTCCTGAAATAAACACAGATGGAATAAGCTCCGAGACGGTATTAGATGCATACACTTTGATAAATGCATTCAATATGGGAAAGCCTGTTATTATTCAGGACCCTCTGGCATCAAAAATTACTGGACAAGACTATGGTCCAACCTTCTTTCCTTCCTGTCCAGCAGGAAGGTCGATGCTTCATATTGAGACAGATGGTACAGTTTATCCTTGTACGAGACTTAAAGTTTCATGTGGCAATATAAAGGAACGCGCGCTGCATGATATTTGGAAAGACTCAGAAGGTTTAAAACAAATAAGAAGTCTGAGAAATGGAGAAACATGTAGCAAATGTGAGCATATATCAAACTGTTTGGGAGGATGTAAAGCACGACTTTATAAATTAAATCAGGATATGAAGTTGCCAGACCCATTGTGCTGGCATGTTCATAAGGGGGTATAG